The region GTCCGGTTTTGGAGTTGAGGGACCAAATCTAAACTTCGCCAAGAATTGAGGGATGAAAAGTATaattttctcaaaaaaaaaactgcTAGTCTAAGTCCTAATTATCCTATCTTTCACATGAGCATTTGCACAGTGGCACCTCATCCTAATTATTCCACAAGGTTTCTTGTAAAACCACCCCAGCAAAGACACCAGTGTTTCAGGTCTCCTTTTGTACCTGCACCAACAAAATAGCACATGTTTCAGTCCTATAATTGCCCTTGTAACTCTACCAACCGGTTCAGAGAAAGTGTTTAGAAGTTACAGATGACATGGTTTCTTTGTCCATATGTATACTACTCCGTATATGTTTATCGGATTTATTCTGTACTAATGTCTCTCCAAAGCAGCTGCTCCGTTTGTCTAGAAGACCTCGGAGTGATGACTAACCTAACACTGTCATGCTCTACATCAAGTTTCAGATAATCTGTCTTTGCCTTTCAACTTGAACAAAATTTCATTTGTTTAAAATAGCGGATCAGATAAGGCCCTATCAAACTATATGATCGTTTAAATTAACCAGAATTGCAGACATGGTAGGAAGAATTTTACTTAATATATCCATGGGTAAAAGTTGGTGAATTTTTTTTTTGATTGGGAGCGAAGAAGTGGAAGATCATACGGTGGGACGGTAGTCGGAGGTGTTGGTGGGGCTGACAGAACATGAGGATCGGAAGGCGTCAATGTGAGCCTGGCACTTGGCGCGATCACCCTTGTTCTCTTCCAGGCACTTGCGCAATGCCTCCACGTCGCACCCTGGAGCCGCCTTCTTCTCATCTCCCCGTCTACCACCAGCACCATTTGCTACCACAGCCGCCGCTGCCCAACCTTGAGTTATCATCACGGATCAGAAGGACCAGTCTGTACCCACCCTGTGATAATCAAAAGGTAAACACAATTATTTAAATGTTGAATGTACTTTTGGCATATTTAAGATTCAGAAGTTGCTCCTCTGGGTCTCTCAGTAACCAACATGCATCTGCCTTAATCTATGGTTATCCCTGATGGAGCAAACGATCTGGAATGCATATGCACTAAAATCTGACCCCTGATCAAGAATTTGACTAATAAAGACACAAAATAGAAGGTCGCTACTCCCTCGTCCTAATTATAAGATGTTCCAAAACAATTCTGAttcggatgtatatagatgcattttagtgtgtttgttcactcatttcagtccgtatgtagtccatattgaaatatccaaaacatcttataatttactccctccgtccccaaatataagtctttctagagattccaccaagtgactacatacggagcaaaatgagtgaatctacactctaaaatatgtctacatatatccgtatgttgtattccatttgaaatgtctaaaaagacttatatttaggaatggaggaagtagaacggagggagtacatcatGCCATTTTATCTGCTTATCCACTAGTTTGTACTCTTTATGTTGAAAATCTCATCTAATCCAACTTCTAAAACTCCATTGTGTCTTAATGGCAGAAAAGACTGAAGACCATTAAAAGTTTAAAAATCTTGATGTTAAGTTTTTATCTCATTCAGGAAGATGTTAAAGGTTAGACGAGTCTGACAACAGATTTTAACATTTACACAGTTACACAGGAACTAAGCACAAACTGAGTTATGGTGGGCTTTCTAGACATCACGAGTAGCTTAATCTGCATTGGTATGATGTACACTAACATTAACGAATATTCGTAATTGTGCATATGTATCCAGTTGAGATCATTGTCTGGAAGAAACTGGCTGCTGCTGTGCTTGTAAACCCATCTTCAGTAAAGATTACCATCAATCATAAATCCCTGATAATTTTATTTACCAACTTACGGGCTACAAATTTGAAGAAGATACTCTCACATTTAGTTTCACCAACTGACGCGAGCCACTGAGATGTGTTAAATTTGTCATTTTATTAGTACCGTCCCACTACAGCTAACTCACGGTTATGTATCTTTATCATGGCGAGTTACATAAGTGACCTTCACTGGATAAAAGAAATGTCAGCTGAGTAAGAactccctccgttctaaaatagatgactcaattttaatacaaagttagtacaaaattgggtcatctattttggaacagagggagtactattttAATTTTCAATCTCTTAATGCCCCGGCTTCTCCGGCGAGGCATAGCCTCTCCCCGCTCTACCTCCCTGTTCCCCGGGGGAAAGCTCCCCCCTATACCTGCGCCCCTCTAACCCTAGATGAATCTGCCGAGGCCAACGTATATAAACTGGTGGGATTCCTAGTCGCTGGGTGATGCAGGACTAAAAGATGTCGCCGTGTTACCTGAGTGAACGCCCAGCTCCGCCGCGCACTGGTCTCCCTTCCTCCCCTTCCTCCTCCTGATCTCCGGCGGCAGCAGAGGACGAGGGGCCGATGCGTTTCGGGGATGCGgctttaaaaaaaattaaaaaaattgagGATCATGCGGCTTTAGTTTTGAGCGCCTGCGCTCGCTTGGGCTGGGCTCAGGCGTCCGTGTCCTCTCCTCTCACTGTATGGGCCTCCAACGGGCGAACGGGCCATGCCCGACGGACGGACCGCACCTCGGGCGGTGCCGACACGCTACGCTACGCGCCCCCAGGGAAGCACACAGAGCGTGGAACCTGCGAAGGAAACGTGGAGCTACGCGTCCCCCAGCAAAGGCACACGAGGAGGCGGCTAAAGCTGAGCCGTCCATGTCCTTCGCTCCTCTTTTtcgtccccctcctccacccGACTCGGCGATATTTCCCCCTCCGCCCGTTCCTCTCCGGGGTCCGGAGGTCCCCTGGAGCCGGGAGACCCCGAGGAGCCACGCCCCCCTCCCGGCCTCCTCCCCGCTCCGGTGCGTGATACCGTGCTTCCTGCCGAATCTCGGGCTCGGTTTCTTGTATTTCTGGCCGGCGTGCTAGCTCTGCTTCGGTTAGGAAAATAGGAACCTAGGAAAGATGCTCTCGACATTTTTTTTGCTGATCCGTGTGTGGGTGAATCTTGGCACGGTTGCCGCTTCGGTTGTAGAGTATCAGTTTCTGTGCAAGATAAGCTGTTGGTGTTCTTGTTGGTTGGTCGGTCGGTCGTTTGCTTTCATCCACCAAATTAATGCTCTCCAGTTCATCATGGGGACGGCTGATTCTTGATCGGCCTTCTTTTGCCGTATGACCGACTGACTGACCAAGATGATCTTCTTGGCTAGCCCATGTAGTCTTCTCCTGTTGGTGACTGTATATAACCTAGTAGCACTCAGACAATTCTGAACCCTTTCGAGATTGATTGATGGTGCAAAAGATTGTTTATTCTTTGTTGTGTCTGCTTTGTTCGTTAGTACTGGTAGTGCTTGTGCACTACTTTGTCTCTCATATACAGATGACAATTTTAGCGAAGGGGTTTCACAACTAATTGCATATTCCTCTGTCTGCCGTTGATCTGAAACATTTCTGTTTTCGTGTCAAATAGAATACACAGCTACTAACTTTGTTGCGCTCTGTATCTGTGGAGAATATTGTGTTTCTCAGATTCCATAGTCTTTAACAATTTATATATTTATGGTACATTGGAATTTTTTTTTTTCGGGTGATGGTACATTGGAATTTAGCAGTGAGTTATTGTATTACTGCTCATGAGAAGCACAATTTTGTTGCTGGTGTTTGTTTATGCACGTTTTGGGGCACTTTATCACAATTCTCTCTGTTCTGGTCTTTAAAATCATTCTCTTGTTCCAAAACTATGTGGTTATTACTCCCATTGAAATAAAACCACAACAATTATTATGGATCGGAGGGATTAGTATTTCTTGTTGCTGGACTGACAATGGAAACAGAAACACTTAGTCTTTTGGTTTTCTGTTTGATAGCCTTATGACGGACAGAGGTGATGGACCAATTGGTAGTCTCCCTGAACATCTCCTTGTAGAAATATTGACTCGGTTACCAACCCACGAGTGGGTCCAAATATCATGTGTCAGCAAGCACTGGGCAAGCATGTTCCGAGGAGAATACTTGTGGCAAACCGCTATTGCAAGGAAATGGCCATCCGCTGGTTTCCGGAAACGCTGGCCTGGGCCAATTCCCAGAGGCTCTGCTAGGAGGTGAGCTTCCAAAGTCTGATATTGTCCTGTCTTCTCCATCATATGATGTTTTTGAAGAATAAAAAAGATTGTCACTTCCTACTATACCTGCAGTATGATTGATTGCTTGTATCTTGTATCAGTTTGGAAAATGTAAAAATAAAATAGAAGTCTCACTTACTACAGTGCATCCAGTATCAATTTAGTCTTATATTACTGCATCTTGTAAACAACATTGTTGTTGGATATACTCTAAACATTTCACTTTGAACTGAACTATGTCTGAAGAAGGGCAAATAATTTGTTTCTCGTATACATACTCACTAGGTCATTATATCAAAGCCATGGAAGTGTAGCTCTCTTTTGTGCCATCCAGCATTTCAAAATCCAATTAAAAATATGAAATGAATCATTTACAGAAGATTCCAAGCACTTTATGTCAGCGAGAACCTTGTACCATCTGGTGGGGAGATTGACGAGCTTGTTGGTCACACATATCTCTATTTAAAAGAACAGCTTGAGCGTGTTGCCATTCCTCCATCCAGCATACTTCATGGCACCATCATTGGTGAGTTGTGTGTTTAAAATGTCAGTCCAAGCATAAAGTTTTTTTACTAGCTTCAGTGCCAACATATTTTAGTTCTGGAGGTCATTAACATTTTCCGAAGATACTAGAACTAAATGTCGGGCAACTAAATCATGTCATATATGGGAGAATTGGGATGCTAATACCTGTATGGCTTTATGAGGAACAAATATTGGATACTATACTGTTGAAAGGAAACTTTACTTGGAATTCTCGGCTGCATCAAGTTGAAAGCTTGGAAAACTATGTAGCACTCCTCTGTACGAGTAAAAGAATCATGTTTTCATATACTATAAGATTCATGTATTGCTTCACACTAGGATTGCTGATACCTCCCATATACTAAAAGGTTGCTCCTTCTCATCTTCTGTACAGATCAGTTCATTGCTTGTGGTAGGACAGGAGAAAAGGCCCATGAACTTGCTTCAAATATATGGATTGCAGTCATTGACAATTTGGAAGAAAACCAGCAGACATTCATGCTCTTAAAACACCTAGCGCAAGAAGGAGATGTAAGAACTCTTCTGAATATGTTTGTTAATTCTCAGAGCAGCAAATAGAAAGTATATTTCCTCGAAAAAAAGTATACTTACTTTCATGTGCCAGTAGAACATCCATTTCTTTGAATGCAAGTAAATACCCCAAATTCCGGGAAAAAAAACTCATGAAATTATCTGGCTGCATTTTCATCAATGCCTGGGTAAATATACATAACTTCCGATTGAATCTTGGGTATGCAGAGTACAGTACTTGCTGATATGAGTGTTTCATGTTCCATTTGCAGTTTTTCCTTCCATTTCCATATTCGAGGTCGTATAAAGTACTGTGGAGGGTGTTTGACAAGCTGTTCACCGACTTCCGTGACTGTTTCAGCGGGGGAGATTACCATGACGCGCTAGCGGGTGCCAAGTCTAGGTTTCAGCCAGTACCTTCTTCATGGCTTGGACATTAGCACACAGCTGTTGTTCTTATTGTGAGTTGTACAATATCTTAGATGTAGCTGCTATACTTCCCCGAGTGAAAAAGTGGATGCCAAAGAATGGCAATTCCACTGGGATGACATTTATATGTTTGGTGACTTGACCGACAATTTCAAGAACGCCAAAATATATGCGATTGTTTGATTGCAAAAAGTGTATCTGCGTTCTTGAAAGTTCTTTGAGAAACATCGGTTGGATTCAGCATAATATACCCAGTAGGAGCTAGTTTGGTGATTGGTTCAGGGTATTAAGAGCATCTATGGCAGGGCGCCTCAAACCCCCCTCAAACGATCGGGCGGACGTCCTGGTCACGGACCGGTAAAAAAAAGCGGCCCAGACGGACGCCTCAAACACCCGGCTTGACCGGTACCCTCTCGTATCCAGCTTAAATTTGGGGTGGATATGGGGAGGTTTGGTTCGGGCGCGGGCGCCACGTCGGATTGATGTGCGGCTCTCCTGGGAAAACACTCTGAAACTCGGCGGTACAAAACTTATCTCCTTCGATGGACCGATGACGTCGCATGTCGGGGCGCCGCGCAAGGCCCCTAGCTCGGCTACTTTAGGCGGACGCTGGCACCAAAACCCTATACATCCACATTTCCTCCTCTCCCCTCCATCGCCACCACTTTTAAATCGCCGTCCAACTCAACATTTCACTTGCCGGTTGCTAGCGGTCTGCCACC is a window of Triticum urartu cultivar G1812 unplaced genomic scaffold, Tu2.1 TuUngrouped_contig_5952, whole genome shotgun sequence DNA encoding:
- the LOC125529929 gene encoding uncharacterized protein LOC125529929; translation: MITQGWAAAAVVANGAGGRRGDEKKAAPGCDVEALRKCLEENKGDRAKCQAHIDAFRSSCSVSPTNTSDYRPTVQKET
- the LOC125529928 gene encoding uncharacterized protein LOC125529928, encoding MSFAPLFRPPPPPDSAIFPPPPVPLRGPEVPWSRETPRSHAPLPASSPLRLMTDRGDGPIGSLPEHLLVEILTRLPTHEWVQISCVSKHWASMFRGEYLWQTAIARKWPSAGFRKRWPGPIPRGSARRRFQALYVSENLVPSGGEIDELVGHTYLYLKEQLERVAIPPSSILHGTIIDQFIACGRTGEKAHELASNIWIAVIDNLEENQQTFMLLKHLAQEGDFFLPFPYSRSYKVLWRVFDKLFTDFRDCFSGGDYHDALAGAKSRFQPVPSSWLGH